The Linepithema humile isolate Giens D197 chromosome 2, Lhum_UNIL_v1.0, whole genome shotgun sequence genome has a segment encoding these proteins:
- the por gene encoding protein-serine O-palmitoleoyltransferase porcupine isoform X3, whose protein sequence is MMRMAAWIMNAYTTMSNMITTTQRLMQKRKPSMNSYISDKIFHILSVVIGIFIIQHYVQESLIILVVFVLFSYSILCVPKKYIYEWGHGGIRIFLPSLLIIAYCEFLMQPIIWHKLRSVIMIMAMKAISIAIDTNSSGSNNLPDIYSYLGYMFCGVTCLFGPWVSFKDYFLLRCSNNQTYTKWWITCSIGYAFLSFVFLSISNCWTQWIFVDNSWKWLMAYRDALSFRTSHFFISYVASALLVFAGFPLSSSTIVKPLYIEFPRSLVQVVIYWNIPMHYWLKTYIFRPSIKSLGKFGAVTITYLISSLLHGLNFQLAAVLLTLGFYTFVEFQLRAMLADTFDACVASKQCAKQKCTHKYNSYNCWWVFMINFAFAGLAMFHLAYLGLMFDTSDVQETGYSYSHTINKWAELGFASHWVALATYCIYFLIK, encoded by the exons ATGATGAGGATGGCTGCTTGGATTATGAATGCCTACACAACAATGTCGAATATGATTACGACTACGCAGAGGCTAATGCAGAAAAGGAAACCCTCTATGAATT CATACATATCAGAtaagatatttcatatattgtcAGTTGTCAtaggaatatttattattcagcATTATGTGCAGGAGTCCTTAATTATATTAGTGGTATTTGTTCTATTTTCTTATAGTATTTTATGTGTGccaaaaaagtatatatatgaatgGGGGCATGGAGGCATACGGATCTTTCTACCATCTCTTTTGATAATTGCATATTG tGAATTCTTGATGCAACCAATAATATGGCACAAATTGCGCAGTGTGATCATGATCATGGCAATGAAGGCGATTAGCATTGCCATTGATACAAACAGTAGTGGCTCGAACAATTTGCCAGACATTTATAGTTACCTGGGTTACATGTTCTGTGGTGTAACTTGTTTGTTTGGGCCATGGGTATcatttaaagattattttttgctcCGTTGTTCTAATAATCAG ACGTACACAAAATGGTGGATAACATGCAGCATTGGATATGCCTTCCTTTCCTTTGTCTTCCTAAGCATTTCAAATTGCTGGACGCAATGGATATTTGTAGATAACTCTTGGAA GTGGTTAATGGCTTATAGAGACGCATTATCTTTTAGAACGTCTCACTTCTTCATTTCGTATGTAGCTTCGGCATTACTAGTTTTTGCCGGATTTCCTTTGTCATCGTCAACGATTGTTAAGCCCTTATACATTGAGTTTCCACGTTCCCTCGTTCAGGTTGTCATTTATTGGAACATTCCGATGCATTATTGGTTGAAAACGT ATATCTTCCGTCCTAGCATCAAAAGTTTAGGAAAGTTTGGCGCAGTTACCATCACATATCTGATAAGCTCTCTTTTACACGGGTTGAATTTTCAACTGGCAGCAGTATTACTTACTCTAGGATTTTACACGTTCGTGGAGTTTCAACTCAGAGCCATGCTCGCGGACACTTTCGACGCTTGCGTCGCATCCAAACAGTGTGCCAAGCAAAAATGCACGCACAAGTATAACTCTTACAATTGTTGGTGGGtctttatgataaattttgcgTTCGCAGGATTGGCAATGTTTCACTTAGCTTATCTAGGTCTCATGTTTGACACGTCTGACGTGCAAGAAACAGGATACAGCTATAGTCACACCATCAACAAGTGGGCTGAACTCGGATTCGCTAGTCACTGGGTAGCGCTGGctacatattgtatatattttttaatcaagtag
- the por gene encoding protein-serine O-palmitoleoyltransferase porcupine isoform X1 — translation MEDVGATVFYDDEDGCLDYECLHNNVEYDYDYAEANAEKETLYELYQYCLTPSLYDTGHYLLPLLGSTLLFRLFVHTPYISDKIFHILSVVIGIFIIQHYVQESLIILVVFVLFSYSILCVPKKYIYEWGHGGIRIFLPSLLIIAYCEFLMQPIIWHKLRSVIMIMAMKAISIAIDTNSSGSNNLPDIYSYLGYMFCGVTCLFGPWVSFKDYFLLRCSNNQTYTKWWITCSIGYAFLSFVFLSISNCWTQWIFVDNSWKSVSTIFKYVIFLSNVKEILFFSYFRWLMAYRDALSFRTSHFFISYVASALLVFAGFPLSSSTIVKPLYIEFPRSLVQVVIYWNIPMHYWLKTYIFRPSIKSLGKFGAVTITYLISSLLHGLNFQLAAVLLTLGFYTFVEFQLRAMLADTFDACVASKQCAKQKCTHKYNSYNCWWVFMINFAFAGLAMFHLAYLGLMFDTSDVQETGYSYSHTINKWAELGFASHWVALATYCIYFLIK, via the exons ATGGAAGATGTAGGTGCTACAGTTTTCTACGATGATGAGGATGGCTGCTTGGATTATGAATGCCTACACAACAATGTCGAATATGATTACGACTACGCAGAGGCTAATGCAGAAAAGGAAACCCTCTATGAATTGTACCAATATTGTCTCACTCCTAGTTTATATGATACGGGACATTATTTGCTACCTTTGTTGGGTAGCACActtttatttagattatttGTTCACACtc CATACATATCAGAtaagatatttcatatattgtcAGTTGTCAtaggaatatttattattcagcATTATGTGCAGGAGTCCTTAATTATATTAGTGGTATTTGTTCTATTTTCTTATAGTATTTTATGTGTGccaaaaaagtatatatatgaatgGGGGCATGGAGGCATACGGATCTTTCTACCATCTCTTTTGATAATTGCATATTG tGAATTCTTGATGCAACCAATAATATGGCACAAATTGCGCAGTGTGATCATGATCATGGCAATGAAGGCGATTAGCATTGCCATTGATACAAACAGTAGTGGCTCGAACAATTTGCCAGACATTTATAGTTACCTGGGTTACATGTTCTGTGGTGTAACTTGTTTGTTTGGGCCATGGGTATcatttaaagattattttttgctcCGTTGTTCTAATAATCAG ACGTACACAAAATGGTGGATAACATGCAGCATTGGATATGCCTTCCTTTCCTTTGTCTTCCTAAGCATTTCAAATTGCTGGACGCAATGGATATTTGTAGATAACTCTTGGAAGTCAGtatctacaatttttaaatatgtaatatttttgtccaATGTGAAAGagatattattcttttcataTTTCAGGTGGTTAATGGCTTATAGAGACGCATTATCTTTTAGAACGTCTCACTTCTTCATTTCGTATGTAGCTTCGGCATTACTAGTTTTTGCCGGATTTCCTTTGTCATCGTCAACGATTGTTAAGCCCTTATACATTGAGTTTCCACGTTCCCTCGTTCAGGTTGTCATTTATTGGAACATTCCGATGCATTATTGGTTGAAAACGT ATATCTTCCGTCCTAGCATCAAAAGTTTAGGAAAGTTTGGCGCAGTTACCATCACATATCTGATAAGCTCTCTTTTACACGGGTTGAATTTTCAACTGGCAGCAGTATTACTTACTCTAGGATTTTACACGTTCGTGGAGTTTCAACTCAGAGCCATGCTCGCGGACACTTTCGACGCTTGCGTCGCATCCAAACAGTGTGCCAAGCAAAAATGCACGCACAAGTATAACTCTTACAATTGTTGGTGGGtctttatgataaattttgcgTTCGCAGGATTGGCAATGTTTCACTTAGCTTATCTAGGTCTCATGTTTGACACGTCTGACGTGCAAGAAACAGGATACAGCTATAGTCACACCATCAACAAGTGGGCTGAACTCGGATTCGCTAGTCACTGGGTAGCGCTGGctacatattgtatatattttttaatcaagtag
- the por gene encoding protein-serine O-palmitoleoyltransferase porcupine isoform X2 yields the protein MEDVGATVFYDDEDGCLDYECLHNNVEYDYDYAEANAEKETLYELYQYCLTPSLYDTGHYLLPLLGSTLLFRLFVHTPYISDKIFHILSVVIGIFIIQHYVQESLIILVVFVLFSYSILCVPKKYIYEWGHGGIRIFLPSLLIIAYCEFLMQPIIWHKLRSVIMIMAMKAISIAIDTNSSGSNNLPDIYSYLGYMFCGVTCLFGPWVSFKDYFLLRCSNNQTYTKWWITCSIGYAFLSFVFLSISNCWTQWIFVDNSWKWLMAYRDALSFRTSHFFISYVASALLVFAGFPLSSSTIVKPLYIEFPRSLVQVVIYWNIPMHYWLKTYIFRPSIKSLGKFGAVTITYLISSLLHGLNFQLAAVLLTLGFYTFVEFQLRAMLADTFDACVASKQCAKQKCTHKYNSYNCWWVFMINFAFAGLAMFHLAYLGLMFDTSDVQETGYSYSHTINKWAELGFASHWVALATYCIYFLIK from the exons ATGGAAGATGTAGGTGCTACAGTTTTCTACGATGATGAGGATGGCTGCTTGGATTATGAATGCCTACACAACAATGTCGAATATGATTACGACTACGCAGAGGCTAATGCAGAAAAGGAAACCCTCTATGAATTGTACCAATATTGTCTCACTCCTAGTTTATATGATACGGGACATTATTTGCTACCTTTGTTGGGTAGCACActtttatttagattatttGTTCACACtc CATACATATCAGAtaagatatttcatatattgtcAGTTGTCAtaggaatatttattattcagcATTATGTGCAGGAGTCCTTAATTATATTAGTGGTATTTGTTCTATTTTCTTATAGTATTTTATGTGTGccaaaaaagtatatatatgaatgGGGGCATGGAGGCATACGGATCTTTCTACCATCTCTTTTGATAATTGCATATTG tGAATTCTTGATGCAACCAATAATATGGCACAAATTGCGCAGTGTGATCATGATCATGGCAATGAAGGCGATTAGCATTGCCATTGATACAAACAGTAGTGGCTCGAACAATTTGCCAGACATTTATAGTTACCTGGGTTACATGTTCTGTGGTGTAACTTGTTTGTTTGGGCCATGGGTATcatttaaagattattttttgctcCGTTGTTCTAATAATCAG ACGTACACAAAATGGTGGATAACATGCAGCATTGGATATGCCTTCCTTTCCTTTGTCTTCCTAAGCATTTCAAATTGCTGGACGCAATGGATATTTGTAGATAACTCTTGGAA GTGGTTAATGGCTTATAGAGACGCATTATCTTTTAGAACGTCTCACTTCTTCATTTCGTATGTAGCTTCGGCATTACTAGTTTTTGCCGGATTTCCTTTGTCATCGTCAACGATTGTTAAGCCCTTATACATTGAGTTTCCACGTTCCCTCGTTCAGGTTGTCATTTATTGGAACATTCCGATGCATTATTGGTTGAAAACGT ATATCTTCCGTCCTAGCATCAAAAGTTTAGGAAAGTTTGGCGCAGTTACCATCACATATCTGATAAGCTCTCTTTTACACGGGTTGAATTTTCAACTGGCAGCAGTATTACTTACTCTAGGATTTTACACGTTCGTGGAGTTTCAACTCAGAGCCATGCTCGCGGACACTTTCGACGCTTGCGTCGCATCCAAACAGTGTGCCAAGCAAAAATGCACGCACAAGTATAACTCTTACAATTGTTGGTGGGtctttatgataaattttgcgTTCGCAGGATTGGCAATGTTTCACTTAGCTTATCTAGGTCTCATGTTTGACACGTCTGACGTGCAAGAAACAGGATACAGCTATAGTCACACCATCAACAAGTGGGCTGAACTCGGATTCGCTAGTCACTGGGTAGCGCTGGctacatattgtatatattttttaatcaagtag